In Panicum virgatum strain AP13 chromosome 4N, P.virgatum_v5, whole genome shotgun sequence, a single window of DNA contains:
- the LOC120671577 gene encoding nuclear transcription factor Y subunit C-4-like, translating to MEPTSQPQPAIGVVAYPPAATIISPSAVAAAGLQPGQAFAANPAQMSAQHQVVYQQAQQFHLQLQQQQQRQLQQFWAERLADIEQTTDFKNHTLPLARIKKIMKADEDVRMISAEAPVVFAKACEIFILELTLRSWMHTEENKRRTLQKNDIAAAITRTDIYDFLVDIVPRDEMKEEGVGLPRAGLPPMGAPADAHPYYYMPQQQVPGGGMVYGTQQGHPVTYLWQEPQEQQEPPPEEQQPLPGSG from the coding sequence ATGGAACCAACCTCTCAGCCTCAGCCCGCAATTGGTGTTGTTGCCTATCCGCCTGCAGCAACAATAATCAGTCCTTCTGCAGTCGCAGCTGCTGGTTTACAACCAGGGCAAGCATTTGCAGCCAACCCTGCTCAAATGAGTGCTCAGCACCAGGTTGTATACCAGCAAGCCCAGCAATTCCACCTacagctccagcagcagcagcagcgtcagcTCCAGCAATTCTGGGCTGAACGCCTGGCTGATATTGAGCAAACCACTGACTTCAAGAACCACACCTTGCCACTTGCAAGGATAAAGAAGATCATGAAGGCCGATGAGGATGTCCGAATGATCTCTGCAGAAGCTCCAGTGGTCTTTGCGAAAGCTTGCGAGATATTTATACTTGAGCTGACACTGAGGTCGTGGATGCACACTGAGGAGAACAAGCGCCGGACCTTGCAGAAGAATGACATTGCAGCAGCCATCACCAGGACTGACATTTACGACTTCTTGGTCGACATTGTTCCCAGGGATGAGATGAAGGAGGAGGGGGTTGGTCTTCCTAGGGCTGGGCTTCCACCCATGGGAGCCCCAGCTGACGCACATCCGTACTACTACATGCCACAGCAGCAGGTGCCAGGTGGAGGAATGGTGTATGGCACCCAGCAGGGTCACCCGGTGACGTATTTGTGGCAGGAGCCTCAGGAACAACAGGAGCCGCCTCCTGAAGAGCAGCAACCTCTGCCAGGAAGTGGCTGA
- the LOC120670446 gene encoding MADS-box transcription factor 30-like, producing the protein MGRGRVEMKKIENRVSRQVTFSKRRKGLIKKAHELAVLCDADVGVGVFSERGKLFEYPNPPASLTDLIRRYEAVTNTQLLQVQETHCTDHQQQMIAEIGRLRREYEQLQARLMAYTGEDLSSLTSVDELDELEQQLEAALCKVRARKEELLTSLNDELQLKVTVTAVGVETEEIAEPLPPPSPPFAYLLNVNEKSAASTVLQLWPQADDDDVGSGGGSGPPRGLQLW; encoded by the exons ATGGGGCGTGGGAGGGTGGAGATGAAGAAGATCGAGAACCGGGTGAGCCGGCAGGTGACCTTCTCCAAGCGCCGCAAGGGCCTGATCAAGAAGGCCCACGAGCTCGCCGTGCTCTGCGACGCggacgtcggcgtcggcgtcttcTCCGAGCGCGGCAAGCTGTTCGAGTACCCCAACCCGCCGGCCAG CTTGACCGATCTGATTCGGCGGTACGAGGCCGTCACCAACACGCAACTCCTTCAGGTCCAGGAGACACACTGCACTGATCATCAG CAGCAAATGATCGCGGAGATCGGCAGGCTGCGGCGTGAGTACGAGCAGCTGCAGGCTAGGCTGATGGCGTACACGGGAGAAGACCTGTCGTCTCTGACCTCAGTGGATGAACTCGACGAGCTCGAGCAGCAGCTCGAGGCGGCCCTCTGCAAAGTCCGTGCAAGAAAG GAAGAACTGCTAACCAGCCTGAACGACGAACTGCAGCTCAAGGTTACTGTAACTGCTGTGGGCGTGGAGACGGAGGAGATCGcggagccgctgccgccgccgtcgccgccgttcgCGTACCTCCTGAACGTGAACGAGAAGTCGGCGGCGAGCACGGTGCTGCAGCTGTGGCCGCaggcggacgacgacgacgttggcagcggcggcgggtccgGTCCACCACGCGGTCTGCAGCTGTGGTAA